From the Gallaecimonas mangrovi genome, one window contains:
- a CDS encoding peptidoglycan DD-metalloendopeptidase family protein, translated as MRPSSDDTVPLSIEFTDAVAGMGLKAPTDAPVNTSKAAVDVPNIEYQIQTGDTLSGIFSHLGLNQATMYQVLESDQDILALDTLKPGDTLQFWLGGENGNQLQKLELRFNLAHQVIFTRIDDSHFENKTIDLPGTWQSKALSGEINGSFYGSALQAGLSDSEIASIATIFKDKLNFSRDLRAGDHFQVVRKSQYIDGQATGDTTLQAVRIENRGRELTAFLFSDGSYYDKDGQSLVRAFLRYPTTRRYRISSPFNLHRRHPVTGRISPHYGTDFACPTGTAVMATADGVVTRIAHHPYAGRYIVLQNGGEYSTRYLHLSKVLVHKGQIVSRGQKIALSGATGRVTGPHLHYELRINGRPVNAMTANIPMAAAVAKKDMPAFEAEVSKLTQAMDNNPS; from the coding sequence ATGCGTCCAAGCAGCGACGACACCGTGCCCCTATCTATCGAATTTACCGATGCCGTTGCCGGCATGGGCCTCAAGGCACCTACCGATGCGCCTGTTAATACCAGTAAGGCTGCGGTTGATGTGCCTAACATCGAATACCAAATTCAAACCGGTGATACCTTAAGTGGCATTTTTAGTCACTTGGGCCTAAACCAGGCCACCATGTATCAGGTGCTGGAAAGTGACCAGGATATCCTGGCCCTCGACACCCTCAAACCCGGTGACACCTTGCAATTTTGGCTGGGTGGGGAAAACGGCAATCAGCTGCAGAAATTGGAGTTACGGTTTAACCTGGCGCATCAGGTGATCTTCACCCGTATCGACGACAGCCACTTTGAAAACAAAACCATAGACCTGCCGGGTACTTGGCAAAGTAAGGCCTTGAGCGGCGAGATTAATGGCAGCTTCTATGGCTCAGCGCTGCAAGCCGGCTTAAGCGACAGCGAAATTGCCAGCATCGCCACCATCTTTAAAGACAAGCTTAATTTCTCCCGTGATTTAAGAGCCGGTGACCATTTCCAAGTGGTGCGTAAAAGCCAGTACATTGATGGCCAAGCCACCGGCGACACCACGTTGCAGGCGGTGCGTATTGAAAATCGTGGCCGTGAGCTGACCGCGTTTTTATTCAGCGATGGCAGTTATTACGACAAAGACGGCCAAAGCCTGGTGCGGGCCTTTTTACGCTACCCAACCACCCGGCGTTACCGGATAAGCTCGCCTTTTAACCTGCATCGCCGTCACCCGGTAACGGGGCGTATCTCGCCACACTACGGCACTGACTTTGCCTGCCCTACCGGCACCGCCGTGATGGCCACAGCCGATGGTGTGGTAACCCGTATTGCCCATCACCCTTATGCCGGGCGTTATATTGTGCTGCAAAATGGCGGCGAATATTCCACCCGCTATTTGCACCTGAGTAAAGTGCTGGTGCATAAGGGGCAGATTGTCAGCCGTGGCCAAAAAATTGCCCTATCGGGGGCGACAGGACGGGTAACGGGGCCACATTTGCATTACGAGCTGCGCATTAATGGCCGGCCCGTGAATGCCATGACTGCCAATATTCCTATGGCGGCGGCGGTGGCGAAAAAAGACATGCCCGCCTTTGAAGCTGAAGTCAGTAAGTTGACCCAAGCCATGGACAATAATCCGTCATAA
- a CDS encoding pirin family protein: MSNNDTLTLQGSTPPERANYPITSRQLNPGLMVARALPHRQLRLIGPWCFLDRLGPLVVTDDHNLDVAPHPHIGLQTVTWLLEGAIRHRDTLGVEQLIKPGQLNLMTAGSGIAHSEEGLTPVGDRLFGVQFWVALPEEERHRPATFEHVAVLPSLTEGGVTLRLFAGQYGQLRSPAHYFSPLFGAEIQGTGHFVQTLTPSFEYGLLLVKGEATVDGEAMSSEQLYYFGTGHQQLTLVLKDAVVICLGGEPFAEDIVMWWNFVARNTDEIAKARSRWSAGDFGQVSHYPGLPIPAPLLQGQLKAGR, encoded by the coding sequence GTGAGCAACAATGACACTCTCACTCTACAAGGCTCCACTCCCCCAGAGCGTGCCAACTACCCGATAACGTCACGCCAGTTAAACCCTGGCCTGATGGTGGCGCGAGCCCTACCCCACCGCCAACTGCGCCTGATAGGTCCTTGGTGCTTTTTAGACAGATTAGGGCCACTGGTTGTAACTGACGACCATAACCTCGACGTAGCACCACACCCCCACATCGGGCTACAAACCGTCACCTGGCTATTAGAAGGTGCCATTCGCCACCGCGATACCCTGGGCGTGGAGCAGCTAATTAAGCCCGGCCAACTCAACCTGATGACCGCAGGTTCCGGTATTGCTCACTCAGAAGAAGGCCTAACACCGGTCGGCGATAGGCTGTTTGGGGTGCAATTTTGGGTCGCACTTCCCGAAGAGGAGCGCCACCGCCCTGCAACCTTTGAACATGTCGCCGTTTTACCGAGTCTGACCGAGGGTGGCGTAACGCTGCGCCTTTTTGCGGGTCAATATGGCCAACTCCGGTCCCCGGCGCACTACTTCAGCCCACTGTTTGGTGCCGAAATTCAAGGCACAGGCCACTTCGTACAAACCTTAACCCCAAGCTTTGAATATGGTTTGTTGCTGGTAAAGGGAGAGGCCACTGTGGATGGCGAAGCAATGTCCAGTGAGCAACTTTATTACTTCGGCACAGGCCATCAGCAACTCACGTTAGTACTCAAGGACGCGGTGGTTATCTGCCTGGGCGGAGAACCGTTTGCCGAAGATATTGTGATGTGGTGGAACTTTGTGGCGCGCAATACCGATGAAATAGCGAAGGCTCGCAGCCGCTGGAGCGCTGGCGACTTTGGCCAAGTGAGCCATTACCCGGGCTTGCCTATTCCAGCCCCCTTGCTTCAAGGGCAGCTTAAAGCCGGGCGCTGA
- a CDS encoding DUF3185 family protein, with amino-acid sequence MNKRIIGLVLLVVGVGLAWWGYQESQTLSKTVESQLTGQMDTRTMSFYIAGAVCAVLGLVGILRR; translated from the coding sequence ATGAATAAAAGAATCATTGGTTTGGTCCTGCTGGTTGTGGGTGTTGGTCTGGCCTGGTGGGGTTATCAGGAAAGCCAAACCCTTAGTAAAACCGTTGAATCGCAGCTGACAGGGCAAATGGATACCAGAACCATGTCTTTCTACATTGCCGGTGCTGTGTGTGCGGTATTGGGATTGGTTGGCATCCTTAGGCGCTAA
- a CDS encoding MFS transporter → MSNSSSLLAHGTFVRFWLGQIASSLAFQMMVVGIGWQMYDLTGSAMSLGLVGLAQFVPQFLLTLIAGHIADQYNRRVIVIICRLVLAATMGLLVYSNVTHQLTPDMIYLTGGLLGATRAFESPATSALLPNLVSPQLLPKALSLSSGSREAAVIAGPALGGLVYLLGASWLYSTSVAFYVISAALLVALRYEYQAPRKTPASLKSLFSGIHYIRANPVVLGAISLDLFSVLLGGATALLPIVAKDILHTGSWGLGLLRSAPAVGALLMSIWLTRFPMERRVGKIMFYAVGLFGLATVVFGISHNLWLSMAALLVLGASDMVSVVIRSTLIQLETPDEMRGRVSAVNYIFIGTSNQLGEFESGITAAWFGVVPAIIIGGCCTIGVVALWMKLFPALTERDKLINP, encoded by the coding sequence ATGTCGAATTCCTCTTCGTTGTTAGCCCATGGCACTTTTGTGCGCTTCTGGCTTGGCCAAATCGCCTCTTCCCTTGCCTTTCAAATGATGGTGGTGGGTATCGGCTGGCAAATGTATGACCTGACCGGTAGTGCCATGAGCCTGGGTTTGGTTGGCCTGGCGCAATTTGTGCCGCAATTTTTATTAACGCTGATTGCTGGCCACATTGCCGACCAATACAACCGCCGGGTTATCGTGATTATCTGCCGTTTGGTATTAGCCGCCACCATGGGATTGTTGGTGTACAGCAATGTCACCCACCAGCTGACCCCTGACATGATTTACCTAACCGGTGGCCTGCTCGGTGCAACCCGCGCTTTTGAATCCCCTGCCACCTCAGCGCTTCTGCCCAACCTGGTTAGCCCGCAGCTGCTACCCAAAGCGTTATCGCTAAGCTCGGGCAGCCGCGAAGCGGCGGTTATTGCAGGGCCAGCCCTTGGGGGATTGGTGTATTTACTGGGTGCCAGCTGGCTTTACAGCACCTCGGTGGCGTTTTATGTCATCTCCGCTGCTTTGCTGGTAGCCCTGCGCTATGAATATCAGGCACCACGTAAAACCCCTGCCAGCCTCAAAAGTCTGTTCTCAGGCATTCATTACATCCGTGCCAATCCGGTGGTACTGGGCGCTATCTCGTTAGACTTGTTCTCGGTATTACTGGGCGGGGCTACTGCCTTGCTGCCCATTGTTGCCAAAGACATTTTGCATACCGGCTCTTGGGGCTTGGGCCTGTTGAGATCAGCGCCGGCAGTGGGGGCCTTGTTGATGTCGATATGGCTGACGCGGTTTCCGATGGAAAGGCGGGTTGGCAAAATCATGTTTTATGCCGTGGGCCTGTTTGGCCTTGCCACCGTGGTGTTCGGCATCTCGCATAATCTGTGGTTGTCGATGGCAGCGCTGTTGGTGTTAGGCGCCTCGGATATGGTCAGCGTGGTGATCCGCTCAACCCTCATTCAGCTGGAAACCCCGGATGAAATGCGCGGCCGGGTAAGCGCCGTTAACTACATTTTTATTGGCACTTCCAATCAGTTAGGGGAGTTTGAATCAGGAATAACCGCCGCTTGGTTTGGCGTGGTGCCAGCCATTATTATCGGCGGTTGCTGCACCATCGGCGTGGTGGCGCTATGGATGAAGCTCTTCCCAGCACTCACCGAAAGAGACAAGCTGATTAACCCATAA
- a CDS encoding pirin family protein: MSQPRTIKGLIPGQNTSDGAGVKLKRLIGTQMMPDLDPFLLLDEFSSDSPDDYVAGFPNHPHRGFETVTYMLNGRMRHRDNKGNEGLLESGDVQWMTAGSGLIHSEMPEQEQGLMRGFQLWVNLPRAEKMKAPRYQDIASANIPLLTDEKGNSVKVIAGQYQGTKGPVDGVTLDPLYLDIHLKAGQSLTVPVPSGHNALINVYEGAVTVAGKTVPKGNMAVLNNGDQVTFESTDQEACFLLIAGKPLLEPVVRYGPFVMNSSEEIAQAVQDYQAGRF; this comes from the coding sequence ATGAGCCAGCCACGCACTATTAAAGGCCTGATCCCCGGCCAAAACACCAGCGACGGTGCCGGTGTGAAGTTAAAACGGCTGATTGGCACTCAAATGATGCCCGATCTCGACCCTTTCTTGCTGCTGGACGAATTTAGCTCCGACAGCCCCGACGACTACGTTGCCGGTTTTCCTAATCATCCTCATCGCGGCTTTGAAACCGTAACTTATATGCTCAATGGCCGTATGCGCCATCGAGATAACAAAGGTAATGAGGGGTTACTGGAAAGTGGCGACGTACAGTGGATGACCGCCGGTTCTGGGCTTATTCACTCGGAAATGCCAGAGCAAGAGCAAGGCTTAATGCGCGGCTTTCAATTGTGGGTAAACCTGCCGCGTGCCGAAAAAATGAAAGCGCCGCGTTACCAAGATATCGCCAGTGCTAACATTCCGCTGCTAACCGATGAAAAAGGCAATAGCGTCAAGGTGATAGCTGGGCAATATCAAGGCACCAAAGGCCCGGTTGATGGTGTAACCCTGGACCCGCTTTATCTGGATATTCATCTCAAAGCGGGCCAGTCGCTAACGGTGCCAGTACCCAGCGGCCACAACGCCCTTATCAACGTATACGAAGGCGCGGTTACCGTTGCCGGTAAAACCGTACCTAAAGGCAACATGGCGGTGCTCAATAACGGTGACCAAGTCACCTTTGAAAGCACAGACCAAGAGGCCTGTTTTCTACTGATAGCAGGTAAGCCGTTGTTGGAACCGGTTGTCCGTTACGGACCTTTCGTGATGAATAGCTCTGAGGAAATCGCCCAAGCGGTGCAAGACTATCAAGCCGGTCGCTTCTAA
- a CDS encoding acyl-CoA thioesterase, whose amino-acid sequence METTLAWDHNRPFIQELSVGNEHIDALGHTNNAIYVGWCGDIAWAHTSALGLGINCYRQLNRAMAMQHAEYDYLAPALLGDKLLLGTWVLNSDGKLYSERGFQLVRVSDGKTLFRGKVRFVCIEMSSGRPKRMPNAFIEGYGNAAVYKAG is encoded by the coding sequence ATGGAAACGACCTTAGCCTGGGACCATAATCGGCCCTTTATTCAAGAACTCAGCGTTGGCAACGAGCATATTGATGCCTTGGGTCATACCAATAATGCAATCTACGTTGGCTGGTGTGGTGATATTGCCTGGGCCCATACCAGCGCTTTAGGATTGGGCATCAACTGCTACCGCCAGCTCAACCGCGCCATGGCCATGCAACACGCCGAGTATGATTATCTGGCCCCCGCCCTATTAGGCGATAAACTTTTGCTGGGCACCTGGGTGCTCAATTCAGATGGCAAGCTGTATTCTGAACGCGGTTTCCAACTGGTTAGAGTCAGCGACGGTAAAACCCTGTTCCGGGGCAAGGTCCGTTTTGTCTGCATCGAAATGAGTAGCGGGCGGCCAAAGAGAATGCCGAACGCCTTTATCGAGGGTTACGGTAATGCAGCGGTTTACAAAGCCGGTTAA
- a CDS encoding MgtC/SapB family protein, which produces MHFVPLPALLQLLLSLGLGLIIGSERGWQERTGESGSRVAGIRTFALIAVVGCVAGLLANTLGAWLVAVSGGGLAMLLSVAYWLDAKGEHDYGLTTQVSALLTWSLGVAVTQGLATEAVATAVIAAVVLHLKERMHQWLMQLSSDDFRAILQLLVVALVLLPIVPNRQLGPWGALNPYTLWWMVVLIACLSLIGYFSLRLIGPDKGVLVTSLFGGLASSTATTLSLSRLGQRFQRPQLLAAGIVTACAIMFIRMLVVVALVNENLLPALWLPLGAMFLVSMAVALALWHQSRGHVGQTGVEKPAPFQLWPALKFGLLLAAIMLLSSAISHWFGEQKLWLVAVAAGLADVDAITLSLAKMASDDISTTTASFNIVLAALANTLVKTGLALYAGGWNLGRYVLLGLGSAMGVAVLLMLIGL; this is translated from the coding sequence ATGCACTTTGTGCCATTGCCAGCGTTGTTGCAATTGCTGTTATCCCTTGGACTGGGGCTGATTATTGGCTCCGAACGTGGTTGGCAAGAGCGAACGGGGGAAAGCGGTAGCCGCGTCGCTGGCATCCGCACCTTTGCGTTAATCGCGGTGGTCGGCTGCGTTGCCGGATTATTGGCGAACACGCTCGGCGCTTGGCTGGTTGCAGTCTCGGGCGGCGGTTTAGCCATGCTGTTATCGGTGGCTTATTGGCTCGATGCTAAAGGCGAGCATGATTACGGGTTAACAACGCAGGTCTCCGCCCTTTTAACATGGAGCCTAGGGGTGGCGGTTACCCAAGGCTTGGCAACCGAAGCGGTGGCGACGGCAGTGATAGCGGCCGTGGTGTTACACCTCAAAGAGCGAATGCATCAATGGCTAATGCAGTTAAGTAGTGATGACTTTCGCGCCATTTTGCAGCTTTTGGTGGTGGCATTGGTGCTGTTGCCGATAGTGCCTAACCGTCAGCTTGGCCCATGGGGTGCCCTTAATCCCTACACCCTGTGGTGGATGGTGGTGCTTATTGCCTGCCTTAGCCTGATTGGCTATTTTTCGCTGCGCCTTATTGGCCCAGATAAAGGCGTGTTAGTGACCAGCTTATTTGGCGGCCTGGCATCCAGTACCGCTACCACCTTAAGTTTGTCGCGATTGGGCCAGCGTTTTCAACGCCCGCAGTTATTGGCGGCAGGTATTGTTACCGCTTGCGCCATCATGTTTATTCGCATGCTGGTGGTAGTGGCATTAGTTAATGAAAACCTGCTGCCAGCCTTGTGGCTTCCCCTTGGTGCCATGTTCTTGGTGAGTATGGCAGTGGCGCTCGCGCTTTGGCACCAAAGTCGCGGCCATGTTGGCCAGACAGGAGTGGAAAAGCCAGCGCCGTTTCAGCTATGGCCGGCGCTGAAATTTGGCCTACTGTTGGCAGCAATTATGTTGCTGTCGAGTGCCATTAGTCATTGGTTTGGTGAGCAGAAACTGTGGTTAGTGGCCGTCGCTGCCGGCCTGGCTGACGTAGATGCCATCACCCTGAGCTTGGCTAAAATGGCGTCAGATGATATCTCGACCACCACCGCGAGTTTTAATATTGTCTTGGCGGCCTTGGCTAACACACTGGTTAAAACTGGGTTGGCGTTATATGCCGGTGGCTGGAACCTTGGCCGCTATGTGCTGCTTGGGCTTGGTAGTGCGATGGGAGTAGCAGTGTTACTGATGCTGATTGGCCTGTAA
- a CDS encoding acyl-CoA dehydrogenase family protein: protein MFDTHEVSNQTPALVDVDGFALDRALVEAVTREGAQWSLADLHRYGRFITKEEIIALGFAANANPPVLNSHDRYGYRIDQVAYHPSYHQLMALAVQEGLHCSPWQQPRTGAHVARAAKYYLHCQVEAGHGCPITMTFAAAPVLKQFKADWYQKVLSNQYEGADLPYNEKPGFILGMGMTEKQGGSDVRANSTQAHALGDGSYELVGHKWFLSAPMSDGFLMLAQTPAGLSCFLVPRWWQGEKNAIAVQRLKDKLGNRSNASSEVELKGAYGWLLGEEGKGVQTIIEMVALTRFDCMLGSSAGQRQAVVQAVHHAHHRQAFGERLINQPVMAAVLADLQLEVEGSLAMSMRMARALDEADNPSEQMLLRLGTAAGKYWICKRTPLHAYEAMECLGGNGVMENFITARLYREAPINAIWEGSGNIQALDMLRALQKAPEVLDIWHQELAPCLKSEPLLALGWRQLQRLLKDNPLSHARRITELLALTLQGALLAKGAPGVVADAFIRSRLGEGGLSYGTLPNGIDPRPILQRAYSQQ from the coding sequence ATGTTTGATACCCATGAGGTCAGTAATCAAACGCCAGCTTTGGTGGATGTCGATGGTTTTGCTCTGGACCGGGCGCTGGTTGAGGCCGTCACCCGTGAGGGTGCGCAGTGGAGCTTAGCCGACTTGCATCGTTATGGACGTTTTATCACCAAAGAAGAGATTATTGCCCTTGGCTTTGCGGCTAATGCCAACCCACCGGTATTGAATAGTCACGATCGCTACGGTTATCGCATTGACCAGGTGGCTTATCACCCCAGTTATCATCAACTGATGGCCCTCGCTGTGCAGGAAGGTCTGCATTGCAGTCCTTGGCAACAGCCGCGTACCGGCGCCCATGTTGCAAGAGCCGCCAAGTATTATTTGCACTGCCAAGTAGAGGCGGGCCACGGTTGCCCCATCACCATGACCTTTGCCGCAGCCCCGGTGCTCAAACAATTTAAAGCCGACTGGTATCAAAAAGTGCTTTCAAATCAGTATGAAGGTGCGGATCTCCCCTATAACGAAAAGCCCGGTTTTATTCTGGGAATGGGCATGACCGAGAAGCAAGGCGGCTCTGATGTGCGCGCCAATAGCACCCAGGCGCATGCTTTAGGTGATGGTAGTTATGAACTGGTAGGCCATAAATGGTTTCTGTCCGCGCCGATGTCAGATGGCTTTTTGATGCTGGCCCAAACCCCGGCGGGCCTGTCGTGCTTTTTGGTGCCGCGTTGGTGGCAGGGTGAAAAGAACGCCATTGCTGTGCAGCGCCTGAAAGACAAGTTAGGTAATCGCTCTAATGCCTCCAGTGAAGTGGAACTTAAAGGCGCTTACGGCTGGTTGTTGGGAGAGGAAGGCAAGGGTGTGCAAACCATTATCGAAATGGTGGCTCTGACGCGTTTTGATTGCATGCTCGGCTCCAGTGCCGGGCAGCGCCAGGCGGTTGTGCAAGCCGTGCATCATGCTCATCACCGCCAAGCCTTTGGCGAGCGGCTGATTAACCAGCCGGTTATGGCAGCGGTGTTGGCTGACCTGCAACTGGAAGTCGAAGGTAGCCTGGCCATGAGCATGCGCATGGCACGGGCACTGGATGAAGCGGATAACCCCAGTGAACAGATGTTGCTACGCCTTGGTACTGCCGCCGGAAAATACTGGATCTGTAAACGCACGCCTTTGCATGCTTATGAAGCTATGGAGTGTCTGGGCGGCAACGGCGTAATGGAAAACTTCATTACCGCCCGCCTATACCGCGAAGCGCCAATTAATGCCATTTGGGAAGGCTCTGGCAACATCCAGGCATTGGACATGCTAAGGGCCTTACAAAAAGCGCCAGAGGTGTTGGATATCTGGCACCAGGAGCTGGCTCCTTGTCTTAAGTCTGAGCCTTTGTTAGCCCTTGGCTGGCGGCAATTACAACGGTTATTAAAAGACAATCCGCTGAGCCATGCCAGGCGCATTACCGAGTTGCTGGCCCTGACCTTACAAGGCGCTTTGCTGGCCAAAGGCGCCCCTGGTGTGGTGGCAGACGCTTTTATTCGTTCAAGGTTAGGGGAAGGCGGCTTGAGTTATGGCACCTTACCTAATGGCATTGACCCCAGGCCTATTTTGCAACGTGCTTATAGTCAGCAATAA
- a CDS encoding uracil-DNA glycosylase family protein: MTDLTQLLSEVSQCQRCSTQLPLGPRPVVKAAAKARLLIIGQAPGTRVHATGIPFNDPSGDRLRQWLQMTDEQFYNPNRVAIMPMGFCYPGKGKSGDLPPRPECAPTWHQHIMARLPHIELVLLIGRYAQDYYLADKRTLTERVKHFADYGPRYFPLPHPSPRNLLWLKRNPWFDTTVLPALQSRLQQLQLWPSLE, from the coding sequence ATGACAGATTTAACGCAATTACTCTCTGAAGTGTCGCAGTGTCAACGCTGCAGCACCCAGCTACCGTTAGGGCCAAGGCCGGTAGTCAAAGCCGCTGCAAAAGCGCGGCTACTTATCATCGGTCAAGCCCCTGGCACCCGGGTTCATGCCACCGGCATTCCTTTTAATGACCCCTCGGGTGACCGCCTGCGCCAGTGGCTGCAAATGACCGATGAACAATTTTATAACCCCAACCGGGTTGCCATTATGCCGATGGGTTTTTGTTACCCCGGCAAGGGCAAAAGTGGTGATCTACCGCCACGCCCCGAGTGCGCCCCAACCTGGCATCAGCACATTATGGCGCGGCTACCTCACATTGAGCTGGTGCTGCTTATCGGTCGCTATGCCCAAGACTATTATCTGGCTGACAAACGCACGCTCACCGAACGGGTTAAGCACTTTGCCGACTACGGCCCACGCTATTTCCCGCTGCCACACCCCAGCCCCCGCAACCTCTTATGGCTAAAGCGTAATCCGTGGTTTGACACCACAGTACTGCCAGCCCTGCAAAGCCGCCTACAACAATTACAGCTCTGGCCGTCTTTGGAATAA
- the rlmD gene encoding 23S rRNA (uracil(1939)-C(5))-methyltransferase RlmD: MHNAAEIFEVTGLTEKGDGIAQLGPRQIFISGALPGETVSARLTDIKPRYAQAEMISVLDASKQRVAAFCKHHQCGGCQIAHLDYQAQLQLKRQRLVAALTKAGLTPAVAPCLGMATPLGFRNKALYSVQESGGGFEIGFYKKHSHQLVAADDCPVQGAKVSALLTQVRQWMQAFAISGYNEAKHSGQVRGIMVREGRNSGQWMLVLVALTAHLPGLDDLRQRFREHCPWLSTLVLNINAEPGNRVLGFQEQVLMGPGYIEEQLAALRFHVSAQSFFQINPSQTEQLYAKALEFAELTGKERVFDLYCGAGSISLFLAAKAKEVIGVEVVAQAVADAKTNAALNGVENAHFYLGKAEQVVPALYQQGIRADVVVVDPPRKGCDSALLNTLVAMAPKTLVYVSCDVDSLARDLVILCQQGFVVDKVQPLDMFPHSLHVETLARLTYKQ, translated from the coding sequence ATGCATAACGCTGCTGAGATTTTTGAGGTAACCGGTCTAACCGAAAAAGGCGACGGTATCGCCCAGTTAGGCCCGCGCCAAATCTTTATTTCAGGGGCGCTGCCAGGGGAAACCGTTAGCGCCCGGTTAACCGATATTAAGCCCCGTTATGCTCAGGCCGAGATGATAAGTGTGCTTGATGCGTCCAAGCAGCGGGTGGCCGCTTTTTGTAAACATCACCAGTGCGGAGGCTGCCAGATTGCGCATTTGGATTACCAAGCGCAGTTACAGCTAAAACGTCAGCGCTTGGTGGCTGCCTTAACAAAGGCGGGGCTCACGCCGGCTGTTGCCCCCTGCCTTGGCATGGCCACGCCTCTTGGCTTTCGCAATAAAGCACTTTATAGCGTTCAAGAGAGCGGCGGCGGTTTTGAAATTGGTTTTTATAAAAAGCACAGCCACCAGCTCGTTGCGGCGGATGATTGCCCGGTGCAAGGCGCTAAAGTCAGTGCTTTGCTGACCCAGGTGCGCCAGTGGATGCAAGCCTTTGCCATAAGCGGTTACAACGAAGCAAAACACAGTGGCCAAGTGCGCGGCATTATGGTCCGAGAAGGCCGAAACAGCGGGCAGTGGATGTTGGTTTTGGTGGCATTAACCGCCCATTTACCTGGCCTTGATGATTTACGCCAGCGGTTTAGGGAACATTGTCCTTGGCTGAGTACGCTGGTGCTCAATATCAATGCCGAACCTGGCAACCGGGTGCTGGGTTTTCAGGAACAGGTATTGATGGGGCCTGGGTATATTGAAGAGCAATTGGCGGCGCTAAGGTTTCATGTATCGGCGCAATCTTTCTTTCAGATCAATCCAAGCCAAACTGAGCAGCTATACGCTAAAGCCCTAGAATTTGCCGAGCTAACCGGCAAGGAGCGCGTGTTTGACCTCTATTGCGGCGCGGGCAGTATTTCGCTGTTTCTTGCCGCCAAGGCCAAAGAGGTGATTGGCGTAGAAGTGGTAGCGCAAGCTGTTGCTGACGCCAAAACCAATGCTGCGCTTAATGGCGTGGAAAACGCGCATTTTTACTTGGGTAAAGCCGAGCAGGTGGTGCCAGCGCTTTATCAACAAGGCATTAGGGCGGATGTGGTGGTGGTCGACCCGCCACGTAAGGGTTGTGACAGTGCACTGTTAAACACCTTGGTGGCGATGGCACCCAAAACCTTGGTGTATGTGTCTTGCGACGTCGATTCGCTGGCAAGGGACTTAGTAATACTTTGCCAACAGGGGTTTGTGGTAGATAAAGTGCAGCCGCTGGATATGTTTCCCCATAGTCTGCATGTTGAAACCCTGGCCAGGCTGACGTACAAACAGTGA
- the aroG gene encoding 3-deoxy-7-phosphoheptulonate synthase AroG, producing the protein MLPNDDLRIVEIKELLPPIAILEKFPTTEQAAHTVSVARHAIHNILNDRDDRLLVIVGPCSIHDPKAALEYAHKLKALRSELKDDLEIVMRVYFEKPRTTVGWKGLINDPYMDNSCQINDGLRIARKLLLDLTDLGMPTASEFLDMITPQYLADLISWGAIGARTTESQVHRELASGLSCPVGFKNGTDGNIKIAADAIRSASASHHFLSVTKFGHSAIVATAGNDDCHLILRGGKAPNYSKEDVQNVMAKLDKAKLRNKLMIDFSHANSLKQYQKQLDVAEDVGAQIAEGNNAIFGVMIESHLVEGRQDLEEGSELTYGQSITDACIGWEATDKVLRELAACVRKRRTS; encoded by the coding sequence ATGCTTCCAAATGACGATCTGCGCATTGTCGAGATCAAAGAACTGTTACCGCCCATCGCCATTTTGGAAAAATTTCCGACGACCGAGCAGGCGGCACATACCGTATCGGTTGCCCGTCACGCCATCCATAACATTCTCAATGACCGTGACGACCGCTTGCTGGTCATTGTTGGCCCCTGTTCTATTCACGACCCGAAAGCGGCGCTGGAATATGCCCACAAATTAAAAGCGCTGCGCAGTGAACTCAAAGACGACCTGGAAATCGTCATGCGGGTCTACTTTGAAAAGCCGCGCACCACCGTCGGCTGGAAGGGCCTTATCAATGACCCTTACATGGACAACAGCTGCCAAATCAACGATGGCCTGCGCATTGCCCGTAAGCTGCTGCTGGATTTGACCGACCTTGGCATGCCGACCGCCAGCGAATTTTTGGACATGATCACCCCGCAATACTTGGCCGACCTGATTAGTTGGGGCGCCATCGGTGCACGCACCACCGAGTCACAGGTGCACCGTGAGCTGGCATCGGGCCTTTCTTGCCCGGTCGGTTTTAAAAACGGTACCGACGGCAACATTAAAATTGCAGCCGATGCCATTCGTAGCGCCTCAGCGTCACATCACTTTTTATCGGTCACCAAGTTTGGTCACAGCGCCATTGTTGCCACCGCCGGTAACGATGATTGCCACCTCATTTTACGTGGCGGCAAGGCCCCCAATTACAGCAAAGAAGACGTGCAAAACGTCATGGCCAAACTCGACAAAGCCAAGCTGCGCAACAAATTAATGATTGATTTCTCCCACGCCAATAGCTTGAAGCAATATCAAAAGCAGCTAGACGTGGCAGAGGATGTTGGCGCGCAAATAGCCGAAGGCAATAACGCCATATTTGGGGTGATGATCGAAAGCCATCTGGTAGAAGGCCGCCAAGACCTCGAAGAAGGCAGCGAGCTGACATATGGCCAGTCCATTACCGATGCCTGTATCGGCTGGGAGGCCACCGATAAAGTGCTGAGAGAACTGGCCGCCTGCGTTAGAAAACGCCGCACCTCATAA